The following coding sequences are from one Macaca mulatta isolate MMU2019108-1 chromosome 7, T2T-MMU8v2.0, whole genome shotgun sequence window:
- the COQ6 gene encoding ubiquinone biosynthesis monooxygenase COQ6, mitochondrial isoform X1, with amino-acid sequence MAARLVSRCGAVGAAAYSSPLVSCRRWSGASTDTVYDVVVSGGGLVGAAMACALGYDIHFHDKKILLLEAGPKKVLEKLSETYSNRVSSISPGSATLLSSFGAWDHICNMRYRAFRRMQVWDACSEALIMFDKDNLDDMGYIVENDVIMHALTKQLEAVSDRVTVLYRSKAIRYTWPCPFPMADSSPWVHITLGDGSTFQTKLLIGADGHNSGVRQAAGIQNVSWNYDQSAVVATLHLSEATENNVAWQRFLPSGPIALLPLSDTLSSLVWSTSHEHAAQLVSMDEEKFVDAVNSAFWSDADHTDFIDTAGAMLQYAVGLLKPTKVSARQLPPSVARVDAKSRVLFPLGLGHAAEYVRPRVALIGDAAHRVHPLAGQGVNMGFGDISSLAHHLSTAAFNGKDLGSMSHLTGYETERQRHNTALLAATDLLKRLYSTSAAPLVLLRTWGLQATNAVSPLKEQIMAFASK; translated from the exons ATGGCCGCCCGGCTCGTGAGCCGATGCGGGGCTGTGGGTGCAGCTGCCTACAGCAGCCCGCTGGTGTCCTGCCGCAGGTGGTCCGGCGCCTCAACAGACACCGTGTATGACGTGGTGGTGTCGGGTGGAGGCCTGGTGGGCGCTGCAATGGCCTGTGCCTTGG ggtaTGATATTCACTTTCATGACAAGAAAATCCTGTTGCTAGAAGCGGGTCCAAAGAAAGTATTGGAGAAATTGTCAGAAACTTACAGCAACAGGGTCAGCTCCATTTCTCCTGGCTCTGCAACGCTTCTCAGTA GTTTTGGTGCCTGGGACCATATCTGCAACATGAGATACAGAGCCTTTCGGCGAATGCAG GTGTGGGATGCCTGCTCAGAGGCCCTGATAATGTTTGATAAGGATAATTTAGATGATATGGGCTATATTGTGGAGAATGATGTCATCATGCATGCTCTCACTAAGCAGCTGGAGGCTGTGTCTG ACCGAGTGACGGTTCTCTACAGGAGCAAAGCCATTCGCTATACCTGGCCTTGTCCATTTCCTATGGCAGACTCCAGCCCTTGGGTTCATATTACCCTAGGTGATGGCAGCACCTTCCAGACCAAATTGTTG ATAGGTGCAGATGGTCACAACTCCGGAGTACGGCAGGCTGCTGGAATCCAGAATGTGAGCTGGAACTATGACCAGTCTGCTGTTGTGGCTACTCTGCATTTATCAGAG GCCACAGAAAACAACGTAGCCTGGCAGAGATTTCTTCCCTCTGGGCCTATTGCTCTGCTCCCG CTTTCAGACACCTTGAGTTCCTTGGTTTGGTCTACGTCCCATGAACATGCAGCACAGCTAGTTAGCATGGATGAGGAAAAATTTGTGGATGCCGTTAACTCTGCCTTC TGGAGTGATGCTGACCACACGGACTTCATCGACACAGCTGGTGCCATGCTGCAATATGCTGTCGGCCTTCTGAAGCCCACGAAGGTCTCGGCTCGCCAGCTGCCCCCAAGCGTAGCCAGGGTGGATGCCAAAAGCCGAGTTCTGTTTCCTCTTGGGTTGGGACATGCTGCTGAGTACGTCAGGCCTCGGGTGGCGCTCATTGG GGACGCAGCCCACAGAGTCCATCCGCTTGCAGGACAGGGTGTCAACATGGGCTTTGGGGATATCTCCAGCTTGGCCCATCACCTCAGTACGGCAGCCTTCAATGGGAAGGACTTAG gttccaTGAGCCACCTCACAGGTTATGAAACGGAAAGACAGCGTCACAACACTGCTCTTCTGGCTGCTACAGACTTACTAAAAAGGCTCTATTCTACCAGTGCCGCCCCACTTGTGTTGCTCAGGACATGGGGCTTGCAGGCCACAAATGCAGTGTCTCCACTCAAA GAACAGATTATGGCCTTTGCAAGCAAATGA
- the COQ6 gene encoding ubiquinone biosynthesis monooxygenase COQ6, mitochondrial isoform X2, with translation MIWAILWRMMSSCMLSLSSWRLCLIGADGHNSGVRQAAGIQNVSWNYDQSAVVATLHLSEATENNVAWQRFLPSGPIALLPLSDTLSSLVWSTSHEHAAQLVSMDEEKFVDAVNSAFWSDADHTDFIDTAGAMLQYAVGLLKPTKVSARQLPPSVARVDAKSRVLFPLGLGHAAEYVRPRVALIGDAAHRVHPLAGQGVNMGFGDISSLAHHLSTAAFNGKDLGSMSHLTGYETERQRHNTALLAATDLLKRLYSTSAAPLVLLRTWGLQATNAVSPLKEQIMAFASK, from the exons ATGATATGGGCTATATTGTGGAGAATGATGTCATCATGCATGCTCTCACTAAGCAGCTGGAGGCTGTGTCTG ATAGGTGCAGATGGTCACAACTCCGGAGTACGGCAGGCTGCTGGAATCCAGAATGTGAGCTGGAACTATGACCAGTCTGCTGTTGTGGCTACTCTGCATTTATCAGAG GCCACAGAAAACAACGTAGCCTGGCAGAGATTTCTTCCCTCTGGGCCTATTGCTCTGCTCCCG CTTTCAGACACCTTGAGTTCCTTGGTTTGGTCTACGTCCCATGAACATGCAGCACAGCTAGTTAGCATGGATGAGGAAAAATTTGTGGATGCCGTTAACTCTGCCTTC TGGAGTGATGCTGACCACACGGACTTCATCGACACAGCTGGTGCCATGCTGCAATATGCTGTCGGCCTTCTGAAGCCCACGAAGGTCTCGGCTCGCCAGCTGCCCCCAAGCGTAGCCAGGGTGGATGCCAAAAGCCGAGTTCTGTTTCCTCTTGGGTTGGGACATGCTGCTGAGTACGTCAGGCCTCGGGTGGCGCTCATTGG GGACGCAGCCCACAGAGTCCATCCGCTTGCAGGACAGGGTGTCAACATGGGCTTTGGGGATATCTCCAGCTTGGCCCATCACCTCAGTACGGCAGCCTTCAATGGGAAGGACTTAG gttccaTGAGCCACCTCACAGGTTATGAAACGGAAAGACAGCGTCACAACACTGCTCTTCTGGCTGCTACAGACTTACTAAAAAGGCTCTATTCTACCAGTGCCGCCCCACTTGTGTTGCTCAGGACATGGGGCTTGCAGGCCACAAATGCAGTGTCTCCACTCAAA GAACAGATTATGGCCTTTGCAAGCAAATGA